In one Natronomonas pharaonis DSM 2160 genomic region, the following are encoded:
- a CDS encoding type 1 glutamine amidotransferase: MDQPSLALLNAAHKAEETKENFHRELDADLETFHCPTGEFPDDFQYDGFVVTGSRASVYWDREWIGQLKTWVGDAAEAGLPGLGVCFGHQLLADVLGGRVEGMGEYELGYRTIEQDGKNRLLEDIDETLTVFTSHSDHVREKPPGATVFARNEYGIQGFRKHNIFAVQFHPEYDMETARMITKGKSGDLSPQQIDAVLDGIHSTNYEAACEAKQLFDNFLSYVRDIQEVGRVGKSGDVPETEP; encoded by the coding sequence ATGGATCAGCCGAGTCTCGCATTGTTGAACGCGGCCCACAAAGCTGAGGAGACCAAGGAGAATTTCCATCGAGAACTCGACGCTGATCTCGAGACATTTCATTGTCCGACAGGTGAATTTCCCGACGACTTCCAATACGACGGGTTCGTCGTTACCGGCTCGAGGGCGTCGGTGTATTGGGACCGTGAGTGGATCGGGCAGCTAAAAACCTGGGTCGGCGACGCGGCCGAAGCTGGACTTCCCGGACTCGGCGTCTGTTTCGGGCACCAACTCCTTGCGGATGTACTGGGGGGTCGCGTCGAGGGGATGGGTGAGTACGAACTCGGGTACCGGACCATCGAGCAAGACGGGAAAAACCGTCTGCTTGAGGATATCGACGAAACGCTGACTGTCTTTACGAGCCACTCGGACCACGTCCGCGAGAAGCCACCGGGAGCGACGGTGTTTGCACGAAACGAGTACGGAATTCAGGGGTTCCGGAAACACAACATCTTTGCCGTCCAGTTCCACCCGGAGTACGACATGGAGACCGCTAGAATGATCACAAAGGGGAAATCGGGGGATCTTTCGCCACAGCAGATCGACGCGGTCCTCGACGGCATCCACTCAACGAACTACGAAGCGGCCTGTGAGGCAAAACAGCTGTTCGATAACTTCCTGTCCTATGTGCGGGACATCCAAGAGGTTGGTCGCGTCGGAAAAAGCGGAGATGTCCCTGAAACAGAGCCGTAG
- a CDS encoding glutamate-cysteine ligase family protein, translating into MSESPDTHRSPNRTTTTGSASEGEPIRRSIEVEYWVVDGEGRLTEPEDLVDASPGVEREFVAPLLEIKTTPCETTAQLREELFTRLERVLQRAKKQDKGLVPLGTPIYQGLIEDLPSERTRIQDRILGEDFEYVRHCAGTHIHVEQQPGRKIDQLNALIAIDPALALVNSSPYFEGTYLTTGARSQLYRWMAYNSLPHQGRLWSYIEDTAEWEARLERRYEEFVAEGVTAEVDRETTEACFDPESSVWTPVQLREEFSTVEWRSPDTALPSQIVRLADDIVDLIDHLRDAEVRIEGDTGRRTEDAIVLPEFSAVEEYVERAVRHGLSSDAVRQYLDRMGFNASSYAPLTHQIDAGEELTVAKTRELRLEYAERLEQDLSRARSTTVD; encoded by the coding sequence ATGTCTGAATCACCAGATACCCACCGGTCGCCAAATCGAACAACAACTACCGGATCGGCCAGCGAAGGTGAGCCGATACGGCGGAGCATCGAAGTGGAGTACTGGGTAGTCGACGGAGAGGGGAGACTGACCGAACCGGAAGATCTCGTTGATGCGTCGCCAGGAGTCGAACGGGAGTTCGTCGCACCGTTACTCGAGATCAAGACGACGCCATGTGAGACAACAGCACAGCTCCGCGAAGAGTTGTTTACTCGACTCGAACGGGTCCTACAGCGAGCCAAAAAGCAGGATAAGGGGCTTGTTCCGCTCGGAACACCGATTTACCAGGGGCTCATCGAAGACCTCCCGAGCGAACGGACACGAATTCAGGACCGCATCCTCGGAGAGGACTTCGAATACGTACGCCACTGTGCCGGAACCCATATTCACGTCGAACAACAGCCTGGCCGAAAAATCGACCAGCTGAACGCGCTCATCGCCATTGATCCCGCACTGGCACTCGTCAACTCCTCACCGTATTTTGAGGGAACATACCTGACAACCGGTGCCCGGTCACAGCTTTATCGATGGATGGCGTATAATTCGTTGCCACACCAGGGGCGGTTGTGGTCGTACATCGAAGATACGGCGGAGTGGGAAGCACGACTTGAGCGTCGATATGAAGAATTCGTGGCGGAAGGGGTAACCGCGGAGGTCGACCGAGAGACGACTGAGGCGTGTTTCGATCCAGAAAGTTCGGTCTGGACACCAGTCCAGCTCCGCGAGGAGTTCTCGACCGTCGAATGGCGCTCGCCGGATACCGCCCTCCCAAGCCAGATCGTTCGACTCGCCGACGACATCGTTGACCTCATCGATCACCTCCGTGATGCCGAGGTGCGCATCGAGGGAGATACCGGCCGCCGGACGGAGGACGCGATCGTCCTTCCAGAGTTTAGTGCCGTCGAAGAGTACGTCGAACGTGCGGTCCGGCATGGGCTCTCGTCGGATGCGGTCCGGCAGTACCTCGATCGAATGGGGTTCAACGCCTCTTCGTACGCCCCCCTCACCCATCAAATCGACGCTGGCGAGGAACTCACGGTAGCTAAGACGCGCGAACTTCGACTCGAATACGCCGAGCGTCTCGAACAGGATCTGTCCAGGGCTCGCTCAACGACCGTCGACTGA
- a CDS encoding IS5-like element ISNph4 family transposase produces MEVDLLDFVEQCRHLVKQALGKHAGEPASGGFARWKHVVLHCFRLEEDHSYRETPNRLEYMAEIRDVLDLDRDDLPDYSTIYKSFDRLKMWVWRALLRVSAQQHPQSGHAALDSTFFDRRSASSYYRQRSGSNVQTLKVTTLTDRESLAVLDVHISARWKHDTKTGPQVVRRNADDLLSVAADKAFHNWITKYEFYALGVEPLILQRGSRPLTVGYNALIRTKGYAQRWMAETSYSTTKRSLGDAVRALGWYRQFREIVLMFATSNIEPLCEPL; encoded by the coding sequence ATGGAAGTCGATCTCCTCGACTTCGTTGAACAGTGTCGGCACCTAGTCAAACAAGCGTTGGGGAAGCACGCGGGCGAGCCCGCCAGCGGCGGGTTCGCCCGCTGGAAACACGTCGTTTTGCACTGTTTTCGGCTCGAAGAAGACCACAGCTACCGCGAAACGCCGAATCGGCTGGAGTATATGGCCGAAATTCGTGACGTACTCGACTTAGATCGGGACGATCTGCCGGATTACAGCACGATCTACAAATCGTTCGACCGGCTGAAAATGTGGGTGTGGCGGGCGCTGCTGCGCGTTTCAGCGCAGCAGCACCCGCAGTCCGGACATGCAGCACTCGACAGCACGTTCTTCGACCGCCGCTCGGCCTCGTCGTACTATCGCCAGCGGTCGGGAAGTAACGTTCAAACACTGAAAGTGACGACATTAACCGACAGAGAGTCTCTTGCCGTCCTTGATGTACATATCTCGGCCCGGTGGAAACACGATACGAAGACCGGGCCGCAGGTCGTCCGCCGGAACGCGGACGACCTGCTCTCGGTGGCTGCTGACAAAGCGTTCCACAACTGGATCACGAAATACGAGTTCTACGCGCTCGGTGTCGAGCCACTCATCTTACAGCGTGGATCGAGACCGTTGACGGTAGGATATAACGCTCTCATCCGGACAAAAGGCTACGCTCAGCGTTGGATGGCCGAGACTTCGTATTCGACAACGAAGCGCTCGCTCGGCGATGCCGTGCGAGCGCTCGGCTGGTATCGACAGTTCCGTGAAATCGTCCTCATGTTCGCCACCTCGAACATAGAACCGCTCTGTGAGCCTCTGTAA
- a CDS encoding sensor histidine kinase, with translation MRHSRGSACTSLHQGTLAQVPSHQPLSLGIALGQYQDGHPTGFGLAIVKQIADAHGWEIDVVAGETGGARFEFRLPSVDRTTSTDP, from the coding sequence TTGCGACATAGTCGGGGTTCTGCGTGTACTTCACTTCACCAAGGAACACTTGCTCAAGTTCCGTCCCACCAGCCTCTGTCTCTCGGTATCGCTCTAGGACAATATCAGGACGGCCACCCCACGGGCTTTGGGCTGGCAATCGTCAAGCAGATCGCTGATGCCCACGGCTGGGAAATCGATGTTGTTGCGGGAGAAACCGGTGGCGCTCGCTTCGAGTTTCGGCTCCCCTCCGTCGACAGAACAACGTCGACTGACCCATAG
- a CDS encoding ATP-binding protein: MTFYDREAELDTLSDAVESPGADFVVVYGRRRVGKTELLKEFCANRPHIYFLAAQEAEHRQREKFLDQVADYFDERVPRIDGWDEAFEYLGEQLQREDLVVVIDEFPYLVAENDSLPSYVQGFVDQELDGTDSMIVLCGSSVSTMESEILGHESPLYGRRTAQLDVTPFSFQQAREVISYDIQDAIRSYAVTGGTPMYLTLFDYTQSLAANIQSHVLSPSAVLYNEPEFLLRTELRNPARYMSILEAVALGHTTPNEISGATGIDSGPLSKYLQTLRRLRLIERDVPVMASGKKSKRSRYRVADEFLRFWFRYVEPNRSSIEEAPEIVYDGTIEPDLPTHVATTFEDVCQEAVWEGIRRGTFDPYSEVGRWWYGEEEIDIVGLAPNDDRVLLAECKWTTDPVGEDLVESLRAKAEHVRWGPPDRDEQFALFSKSGFVDGLEAQLDDSWSLFTVADIDDLLTPS, from the coding sequence ATGACCTTCTACGACCGGGAGGCGGAACTCGATACCCTCTCCGACGCGGTGGAGTCCCCTGGGGCGGACTTCGTCGTTGTTTACGGGCGACGTCGAGTTGGGAAGACGGAGCTCCTCAAAGAGTTCTGCGCCAATCGTCCCCACATTTACTTCCTTGCTGCACAGGAAGCTGAGCATCGACAGCGTGAGAAGTTCCTCGACCAAGTTGCGGACTACTTCGACGAGCGTGTCCCGCGAATCGACGGGTGGGACGAGGCGTTCGAGTACCTCGGGGAGCAACTCCAGCGAGAGGATCTTGTCGTTGTCATCGACGAGTTCCCGTACCTGGTCGCAGAAAACGACTCGCTCCCGTCGTACGTGCAAGGGTTCGTCGACCAGGAACTCGATGGGACGGATTCGATGATCGTACTCTGTGGATCGAGCGTGAGTACGATGGAGTCAGAGATCCTGGGACACGAGAGCCCACTATACGGCCGACGAACGGCACAACTCGACGTGACCCCGTTTTCGTTTCAACAGGCCCGAGAGGTCATCTCGTACGACATCCAGGATGCGATTCGCTCGTATGCCGTCACGGGTGGCACCCCGATGTACCTCACGTTGTTCGACTACACACAGTCACTCGCGGCGAATATTCAGTCGCACGTACTGTCACCGTCTGCGGTGCTGTATAACGAACCAGAGTTCCTCCTGCGAACCGAGCTCCGGAACCCGGCCCGGTACATGAGTATCCTCGAAGCGGTCGCGCTGGGCCATACGACACCGAACGAGATCTCCGGCGCAACAGGGATCGATTCGGGACCGCTCTCCAAGTACCTACAGACACTTCGCCGACTACGGCTCATCGAACGAGATGTCCCAGTCATGGCCTCGGGGAAGAAATCAAAGCGGTCGCGGTACCGGGTGGCTGATGAGTTCCTTCGGTTCTGGTTTCGGTACGTCGAGCCGAATCGATCCAGTATCGAGGAAGCACCGGAGATCGTGTACGATGGGACGATTGAGCCGGACCTCCCAACGCACGTCGCAACCACGTTCGAAGACGTGTGCCAAGAAGCCGTCTGGGAGGGGATTCGACGCGGCACGTTCGACCCGTACTCGGAGGTCGGTCGCTGGTGGTACGGAGAGGAAGAGATCGATATCGTCGGGCTAGCACCGAACGACGACCGAGTCCTCCTCGCCGAATGTAAGTGGACGACTGATCCAGTTGGGGAAGACCTCGTCGAGAGTCTGCGAGCGAAGGCGGAGCACGTCCGATGGGGACCGCCGGATCGAGACGAGCAATTCGCCCTGTTCTCGAAAAGCGGGTTCGTCGACGGACTCGAAGCGCAACTCGACGACTCGTGGTCCTTGTTTACCGTAGCGGACATCGACGACCTGCTCACGCCGTCCTGA
- a CDS encoding amino acid permease has product MSGDSGELERNLGFLEAMTLGGGTMIGAGIFILPGIAAEGAGPASSISFGIAGFTALLAAITLAELATGMPIAGGSYHYVNRGLGSFFGSIVGWGMWTGLMFASAFYMVGFGQYIVEPLPFFDGRALVVLFGLLGLALIVAINVYGTEESGGAQNIMIGTEFAIVLVYMILGLFFIDMANLSDFAPTGTTGIVATTGTVFVTFLGFEIIATVAGEIKKPGKLIPLTMVLSVVSVTILYMVLMLVTTGVVPYQDIGDSLVPVSDVAVVFMGSIGVVAIVFAAVIAAISSSNSSILAASRVIFAMGRDNLMSNWFNYTHSNFNTPHRAILVTGAVTGFLISLGLEVEAIVALLAEVASFSFLVSYALVHVALVGFRYADPPEYDPDFAIPGVLYPAVPIAGVVMTALVISQMEPVVLLVGSGVVVLGGVWYLAYARQRDIEAGVFPTALRKPSEQPYRVVVPVANPETERGLLKLAAATARAHAGERATELVAINVIEADQSGLQNVDSGRLDHQRKLLETAQEIADDLGGTLQTQAVVKDDVGDGIVDVVEDLEADQLVLGWEGSLDRNEYVFGRTLDPVIRGASCDVSLVKIKSDSIGTPVALAGPGPHSPVAARRAADFAAVSDTTPVLLNVQPPADEDDVNPVERGHSAVRWIAQRAGLDPDEYETKVVVAEDTEATIIDAVESYDTVCVGLSEKSDISRIFFGSIAERIARQNTGNVSIVRGPIDSSTESVDNATAESSLTSSHG; this is encoded by the coding sequence ATGAGCGGCGACAGTGGGGAACTCGAGCGCAACCTCGGGTTCCTCGAGGCGATGACGCTTGGTGGCGGAACGATGATCGGTGCAGGGATTTTTATTTTGCCCGGAATTGCAGCCGAGGGTGCCGGTCCGGCAAGTTCGATCTCGTTCGGGATTGCGGGGTTCACCGCGTTACTCGCTGCGATTACACTCGCCGAGCTCGCGACGGGGATGCCGATCGCCGGCGGAAGCTACCACTACGTCAACCGTGGACTCGGGAGTTTCTTCGGGAGCATCGTCGGCTGGGGAATGTGGACCGGGCTGATGTTCGCGAGTGCGTTCTACATGGTCGGGTTCGGCCAGTACATCGTCGAACCGCTCCCGTTTTTTGACGGCCGGGCCCTCGTCGTCCTCTTCGGACTGCTCGGGTTGGCGCTCATCGTCGCGATCAACGTCTACGGGACCGAGGAATCCGGCGGCGCACAGAATATCATGATCGGAACCGAGTTCGCCATCGTACTCGTCTACATGATACTCGGACTCTTCTTTATCGACATGGCGAACCTGTCCGATTTCGCACCCACCGGCACGACTGGTATCGTCGCCACGACCGGGACAGTGTTCGTTACGTTCCTCGGCTTCGAAATCATCGCAACCGTCGCCGGTGAGATCAAAAAGCCGGGAAAGCTCATCCCGCTTACGATGGTTCTGTCAGTCGTCTCCGTAACGATTCTCTATATGGTACTTATGCTCGTCACGACCGGAGTTGTCCCGTATCAGGACATCGGTGACTCACTGGTTCCAGTCTCGGATGTAGCAGTCGTGTTCATGGGGTCGATCGGCGTCGTGGCGATCGTCTTCGCTGCCGTCATTGCGGCTATCTCGAGTTCGAACTCCTCGATACTGGCTGCGTCGCGAGTGATTTTTGCGATGGGGCGAGACAATTTGATGAGCAACTGGTTCAACTACACCCACAGCAACTTCAACACGCCCCATCGGGCGATCCTCGTTACCGGTGCTGTCACCGGGTTCCTGATTAGTCTGGGCCTCGAGGTCGAAGCGATCGTGGCGCTGTTGGCCGAAGTCGCGAGTTTCAGCTTTCTGGTTTCGTATGCGCTCGTTCACGTAGCGCTCGTCGGCTTTCGGTACGCCGACCCCCCGGAGTACGACCCGGACTTCGCCATCCCGGGCGTCCTCTATCCGGCCGTGCCGATCGCCGGCGTGGTCATGACGGCGCTTGTCATCTCCCAGATGGAGCCGGTCGTCTTGCTCGTCGGCTCGGGAGTTGTCGTTCTTGGTGGGGTCTGGTACCTCGCGTACGCACGGCAGCGGGATATCGAAGCGGGGGTTTTCCCGACGGCGCTCCGTAAACCGTCCGAACAGCCCTATCGCGTCGTCGTTCCAGTGGCGAATCCCGAAACAGAGCGTGGACTGTTGAAGCTGGCGGCGGCGACTGCACGGGCACACGCTGGCGAGAGAGCTACCGAACTCGTCGCCATCAACGTCATTGAGGCCGACCAGTCCGGACTTCAGAACGTCGACTCGGGCCGTCTCGACCACCAGCGCAAACTCCTGGAGACCGCACAGGAGATCGCCGACGATCTCGGGGGCACCCTCCAGACACAGGCGGTCGTGAAAGACGATGTCGGAGACGGGATCGTCGATGTTGTCGAAGATCTCGAAGCCGACCAGCTCGTTTTGGGATGGGAGGGCTCCCTCGACCGCAACGAGTACGTCTTCGGACGAACACTCGATCCCGTTATTAGGGGCGCATCCTGTGACGTCTCGCTGGTCAAGATTAAATCGGACTCGATCGGAACGCCCGTCGCACTAGCAGGCCCCGGCCCGCATAGCCCGGTCGCTGCCCGGCGGGCGGCAGACTTTGCAGCAGTATCCGACACGACACCAGTCCTCCTCAACGTCCAGCCGCCAGCCGACGAGGACGACGTGAATCCGGTCGAGCGGGGGCATTCGGCGGTCCGCTGGATCGCTCAGCGGGCAGGGCTCGACCCCGACGAGTACGAGACGAAGGTTGTCGTCGCCGAGGATACCGAGGCGACAATCATCGACGCGGTCGAGAGTTACGACACCGTCTGTGTCGGCCTCTCCGAGAAGAGCGACATATCTCGCATCTTCTTTGGCTCGATCGCCGAACGGATCGCCAGACAGAATACGGGGAACGTCAGTATTGTTCGCGGCCCCATCGATTCGTCTACGGAAAGCGTTGACAACGCCACTGCGGAATCGTCATTGACCTCCTCCCACGGCTGA
- a CDS encoding universal stress protein, whose product MPLSTDSTILVPVDVSEPATPSQGVVDLLESVNVVLLGYFPVPDQTVPAQLKETRTEQAESRLVEAASRFSGGNGTLTTKLVFTHDRQDPIDRIAAEKQCDAVMIPGDGNGINRILVPLRGDRNLDRILGVVVTLLQNSDSSVTLSHTVGEEGDRGRGESVLEKAATQLLDEGIEPDRIERRIVECDDVPADIVGASDQFDLLVLGETEPSLRERIFGARLRTISQEVASPTLVVRNPNGTSEE is encoded by the coding sequence ATGCCACTATCCACTGATTCGACGATTCTCGTCCCGGTTGACGTCTCCGAACCCGCGACACCGAGCCAGGGAGTAGTCGATCTATTGGAATCAGTAAACGTTGTCCTGCTTGGATACTTTCCGGTCCCGGACCAGACTGTGCCGGCCCAACTCAAGGAAACGAGGACCGAGCAAGCGGAAAGTCGGTTAGTCGAGGCCGCATCACGGTTTTCAGGGGGGAACGGAACGCTCACCACGAAACTCGTTTTCACACACGACCGGCAGGATCCAATCGACCGAATCGCGGCTGAAAAACAGTGTGACGCGGTGATGATTCCTGGCGACGGAAACGGTATCAATCGCATCCTCGTCCCCCTGCGCGGAGACCGAAACCTCGATCGAATTCTGGGCGTCGTCGTCACGCTCCTCCAGAACAGCGACTCGTCCGTTACATTATCACACACAGTTGGGGAGGAAGGCGACCGGGGCCGTGGTGAATCCGTGCTCGAGAAGGCGGCGACTCAACTTCTCGACGAGGGTATCGAACCGGACCGAATAGAGAGACGAATCGTCGAATGTGACGACGTTCCCGCCGATATCGTCGGTGCCAGCGACCAGTTCGATCTGCTAGTTCTCGGTGAAACGGAACCGTCGCTACGTGAACGCATCTTCGGCGCCAGGTTGCGGACGATTTCCCAGGAAGTAGCCAGTCCAACGCTCGTCGTTCGAAATCCTAACGGAACATCTGAAGAATGA
- a CDS encoding formate/nitrite transporter family protein, whose amino-acid sequence MGNGNETIFRNRFSTDEIYERVVVEADEEMNRSMPELFFSALAGGFAISITFLLYVSGTHAADGAAILGAILYPLGFIYIIIGNYQLYTENTLPPVALVLERIASLPAMLRMYGIVLWGNLAGGTIGALVLAHGGVFDAATTQTAIEIATSGVETNWWPLFFKAMFAGLIVAGVVWMDFSVSNAMARVTLIYMAFLAIPVGGLFHIVVASTEVMFLVFLGEIGLWVGAVQFALPVLLGNTLGGILLVTIVNYFQTSDKVHGFEGQLPLKEWVLTVNTGSIEADALLAELERRIDH is encoded by the coding sequence ATGGGCAACGGAAACGAGACTATTTTCAGGAACCGATTCTCGACGGACGAAATCTACGAGCGGGTCGTCGTCGAGGCCGATGAGGAAATGAACAGATCGATGCCCGAACTGTTCTTCAGCGCCCTAGCCGGTGGATTTGCCATTTCGATCACGTTCCTGTTGTACGTGTCAGGCACGCACGCAGCCGACGGTGCCGCCATACTCGGCGCGATTCTCTACCCGCTCGGGTTTATTTACATCATTATCGGCAACTACCAGTTGTATACGGAGAACACGCTGCCGCCGGTCGCGCTCGTCCTCGAACGGATCGCGAGTCTCCCGGCGATGTTGCGGATGTACGGGATCGTGCTCTGGGGGAACTTGGCCGGCGGGACGATCGGCGCACTCGTACTCGCACACGGCGGCGTGTTCGATGCGGCGACGACACAGACGGCGATCGAAATCGCCACGAGCGGCGTCGAGACCAACTGGTGGCCGCTGTTCTTCAAGGCGATGTTTGCCGGACTCATCGTCGCCGGCGTCGTCTGGATGGACTTCAGCGTCAGCAACGCCATGGCCCGGGTCACCCTGATCTACATGGCCTTCCTCGCGATCCCGGTTGGGGGGCTGTTTCACATCGTCGTCGCGTCGACGGAGGTTATGTTCCTCGTGTTCCTCGGGGAGATCGGGCTGTGGGTCGGAGCCGTCCAGTTCGCGCTGCCGGTGTTGCTCGGGAACACCCTCGGCGGAATCCTGCTCGTTACGATCGTCAACTACTTCCAGACGTCCGATAAGGTCCACGGGTTTGAGGGACAGCTACCGCTCAAGGAGTGGGTCCTGACCGTCAACACCGGCTCGATCGAGGCGGACGCTCTGCTCGCAGAATTGGAACGGCGGATCGATCACTGA